TGCTGACCTGCGCCCTGACGCTCTGCGCGTCCTTGCAGTCCCCGCCGTCAGTCACGGTCTACGGGACACGGGGGCATCTCACCCTTTTCTACACCGAGGACCGTCTGGAGATCACAACCCCGGACGGGACGCGAAGCGAGACTTTCGGGCGAACAGACTTGTTGGAGAACCTGATCGCTGCCCGCACGGAAGAGGATCTGCTCAGCCCGTTGGGTGGTGCCGGCGCCTACGTGTCCGTGCTTGAAGCCATTCGCACGGCCGACTCGCCCCGGCCGATCCACCCTGACTTCGTCACATGGGAGGGCGAGGGAGACTCGGCCCACCCCGTGGTCCACGGCATCGAATCCCTGATTAAACGGGCAGCGCTGGGCCAAGCCACGTTCGCGGAGCTCGGAGCGCCCTGGACTGCATCAGGCGGACCCACCCTGGACATTCACGGCGTACCCGTCGCTACCCTCCAGGACGGAAACCACATCCGGGCAACGTCGTCGCCGCGGCCCTACCTCCACCCCGTGCGCACCCTTGCAGGCACTGTGGTCACCGATCACGTCCCTGAGGACCACGTGTGGCACCTCGGAGCTGGCGTCGCCCTCCAGGACGTGGACGGCATCAACTTTTGGGGTGGGCGGACCTTCACCCGCGAGGCCGGGGCCTATGTTTGGCGCAAGGACCACGGCCGAATCGTCACCAAATCCGCGGAGCACTCTGACGGTCAGCGGCGGGAACAGCTGAGCTGGCTGGCACCGGACGGAACACCTGTCCTCCGCGAGCAGCGCGAGTGGGGCTGGGCCGCCGTCGGACATTCCGCATGGAAACTGACGCTGGACTTTACGCTGGAGTCCGCCACCGGACGCACCGTGCTGCTGGGCAGCCCCGGTTCCAACGGGCGTCCGCTGGGCGGTTACGGCGGCTTCTTCTGGCGCTTGCCCAAAGTCAGCGACGCCACCATCTGGACCCCGGACGCGCGCGGCGAGGACGCCGTGCACGGCAGCGTGGCGCCGTGGCTGGCATGGTCCGGGACGTTCGACGCCGGAACCTCGGGCGCCGCACATGTCACCGGCGACCCCGGGCTGGGACACCCCGCAACACTCGTCTTCCTCGCGTCACCGCAAGCCCCGGACCCGTGGTTCGTGCGGCATTCGGGTTATCCCGGCGTCGGGCTATCGCTGGCGTGGGACGCCCCAGTGGCCGCCGACCCCGGACACCCTGTCCACAGGTCGGTGACCGTGCTCATCACGGACGGCTTCCTGGCAACACAAGACATTGAACAGCTCATGACTACTTTGGGGGAAACGGCATGACCACGCCTACTCAATTCACAACACCCGCCACAGCCAGGACAGCACCCGGCAACGTTGCCGACCGGACAGTAAAGCGCCGGCGGGTACTGGACATCCTGGACGCTGCGGGTCGCGATTCGCTCCTGCTGACATCCAACACGGCCCTCACCTGGTACCTGGACGGCAGCCGCGTGCACATCAGCCTTGCCGGTGACCCCATCGCGGCCCTCCTGGTGGACCGTTCCGGCGACCACCTCGTCACGTTCAACAACGAGGCCGGACGGATCACCGCAGAAGAATTACCGGACGGCGTCAGTTTGGACACCGTTCCATGGCATGGACAGTTGCACGCGGCAGCGGCCGGCCTGGCAGTGGACGGCAACCCCTTGGTTGAAGCGGCCGTCACGTCCGAACTGCGTGCGGCCCGGCAACAACTCTTGCCGGCCGAGGCAGCCCGTTATGCAGCGCTATCCGCCGACGCGGCGAACGCCATGACCGATGTCCTCACTGCTGCGACCCCGGAAACCACGGAGTTTCAGCTGGTGTCGGAGCTGGCTGCCCGTATTGTCGCGGTGGGCGCCGAGCCGCTGGTCCTGCTCTGCAACGGGGCCGGCCGGAGCGCCTTCCGGCACCCCCTGGCCACTCACTCCCCCATCGGCCGCCGTGCCATGGCGGTGGTGTGCGCCCGCCGCAACGGGCTGGTTGCCAATGTGACCCGTTGGGTAGCGTTCGACGCCGGCACTCCCCAGGAGCTCGACGCCGAGGCCCGCATCGCCGCTGTTGAGGCGGACATTTTCCGGGCCACGGTTCCCGGTGCGAAGCTCAACGAGGTCTTCACTGAGATTAAGCTGGCCTATGCCCGGCATGGCTTCGGCGAGGACCAGTGGACGCTTCACCACCAGGGCGGACCGGCCGGTTATGCGGGGCGGGATCCCCGGGTCACTGCCGAGGTCACGGACACCATCGTCCTCAACCAACCCTTCACGTGGAACCCGTCCGGGCCCGGTGTGAAGATCGAAGACACTGTGCTGCTCACGGATACGGGCCTGCGCGTCCTGACCACAGACCACCGCTGGCCGACCACCCAAGTCGACGGCCGCCGTCGTCCGCTGACGCTGCGCCCGTAACTCTCGCACCCAGCGCGAAAGGGGCGGGGCCACCGTGATGGTGACCCCGCCCCTTTCGTGTATGCCTACCCAGCTGAGTCGCAGTTGGGGTGCGGCTGGGTGCGCTAGCCGAGCGTCAGCACGCCGTCCACACGCCGCGGGATGCCCAGCGGGTTGGCGTCGTGCAGTGCCGGGTGCAGCACAGTCTCCGGAGCGTCCTGGTAGGCCACCGGGCGCTGGAAGCGGCGAACCGCCGTAGCACCCACGGAGGTGAACAGGGATGTGGTGGCCGGGTACGGACCGCCGTGTTGCTGTGCCCAGTTCACGGCAACACCAGTGGGCCAGCCGTCGAACAGCACCCGCCCGGCCAGGCCGCTAAGTTGCTCCACCAAGGCGGACACGTCTTCACCCGACTGGGCGTGCACCGTGCCCGTGAGGCTGCCTGGAACCTTCGCGAGGGCCGCGGACAGTTCGTCCTGGTTGGCATACTCGATGAGCAGCGTAGTTGGACCAAAGCACTCCTCAAGGAGTTCTTCGGGACGTTCCAGGACGTTCGCGGCACTCGTAGAAAACACCACGGGCGCGGCGCCGTCCGCCAGGCTGTCCTGCTCCACCGTGCCACTCACGACGGCGACACCCGGCTGGTCTGCGACGTTACGGAGCCCATCCGGATAGGCTTCCGCGATGCGCTCGGTGAGCATGGCCGCCGTTGGCTTGTCCTTGCTGGCCTCGGCGAGGTGCGATGCGAAGTCCGTGCCTGCCGGGATGAACACCAGCCCGGGTTTGGTGCAGAACTGTCCGGCGCCCATGGTGAACGAGCCGGCCAATCCCGCGGCGAGCTGCTGGCCGCGTTCCGCGAGGGCGTCCGCCGTGATGACCACGGGGTTCAAGCTGCCCAGCTCACCGTAGAACGGGATGGGTTCCGGGCGGGACGACGCGAGGTCGAACAATGCGCGTCCGCCCGGGATGGAGCCGGTGAAGCCCACGGCCTTGATGGCGGGGTCCTGAACGAGTGCCGTGCCGGCCTCGCGGCCGCTGACCAACGCAAATGTGCCCTCCGGGGCGCCGGCTTTGGCCAGGGCTTCGCTGACAATCTCAGCGGTCCGCTGGGACAGGCGGAGGTGTCCCGAGTGTGCTTTGACTACCACCGGGCAGCCAACGGCCAGCGCGGACGCGGTATCGCCTCCTGCCACGGAGAACGCGAACGGGAAGTTCGACGCCGAGAATACGGCTACGGGGCCGATCGGTCGCAGGATGCGGCGCAGGTCTGGCTTGGGCGGAGTGGAGGAAGGGTCGGCGTGATCAATGACGGCCTCAAGGTACGAGCCCTCCGTGATGACGTTTGCGAACAGCCGCAGCTGTCCACTGGTCCGCGCTACCTCGCCTGTGAGCCGGACGGTGCCAAGGCTTGTCTCGGAATCGGCAATGGCCACCAGTTCAGCCACGTTGGCGTCCAGGGCGTCGGCGACGGCGGTCAGCCAGGCTGCGCGATCGGCGTCGGACGCTGCTGCGGTCACCTTTGCAGCTTCAGTCGCGGCCGCCGTGATGGCTGTCAGGTCAAGAGTTGCTGTACTCAATGAGGTTTCCTTTGTTCTCAGAAGCGGAGTTTTCAGAAGCGGAACTCCCTGGGGCGGACTGCTTGCCGGTAAAGTCGAAGCCGAGCCCTTGACGGCCTGTGCTGCTGAGCAGGCTTCTGCCGGTATTGTTGCTGATCCGAACCGGCGAGGGACCGGCCAGGATTCCGAGCTGCTCGAACGAGGCATCCTCCACGTCTTCCACGCTCACGGCTTCCGCCAGGGTCAGCGCCAGCTGCCCCGAGAGCTCCGGGAGGAGGTGCGGGGCCACCCTGATGCTGTTGGTGCGAGCCAACTCAACGATCCTTCGGAACGGCGTAATGCCGCCCACCCGGACGATGTTGGGCTGGATGATGTCCACGGCTTCGGCTTCGATGAAGTCGCGGAAGCGGTAGATGGTGTGGACGTTCTCACCCAAAGCAATGGGCACGGGCGAGTGCTTGCGCAGGCGCCGGTAGGCCCAGAGGTCGTCGGCGCGGATCGGTTCTTCCAACCACTCCAGTCCGTACTCCCCCAAAACATCCAAGGCACGGAACGTGTGGGCGAGGTCCCAGCGTTGGTTGGCGTCGATCATGAGCAGCCGGTCCGGGCCGATGACTTGCCGGACAGCGGCAACTCGTTCGGCGTCTTCCCGAAGCTCGGGCTTGCCCACTTTGATCTTCACCGCGTTGTGTCCTGCAGCAACCCATCGCTGAGCCTGCTCCACCAGCTGTTCCACGGTGTAGTGCAGGTTCACGCCGGAGCCATACACCTCCACTGATTCTTGGCGCTGACCCAAGAGTCCTGTGACGGATGTACCTGCTTGCCGGGCCTTCAGGTCCCAGAGGGCAAGGTCAACACCGGACATCGCGATGGTGGTCAGGCCGCCACCGCCGGCCTCGTGAAGCCTCTTCCAGAGCTGGTCCCACACGATCTCCGCGTTCGCTTCCAATCCGAGGATGAACGGTGCGATGTCGTGATCCAGGAGGGCCTTCACCGCGTGGGGACCAATGGTGGGCGTCCACGAGAAGCCGTGGCCCGTGCCGCCGTCGTCCGTGGTCAGTTCGGTGACAATCACATGGTTCTCGGGCGCCTCCGCACCCCAGCTGCGCAGCAGCGGGACCGTGATCAGCCGGGTGGTGAGGCCCGTAATGCGGGCCGACATCAGCTGCCGGCCAGCTCGTGGCCCTTGGCCAAGATGGACTTGAGCTCCAGCAGCTGCTCCTCGGTGGGGTCCACCAGAGGCGGCCGGACCGAACCTACGGGGAGCCCGGCCAACCGCAGCCCGGCCTTGATGAGGGAAACACCAAAGCCCGGTGTCTGGTCCCGGAGACGGACCAACGGAGCATAAAAACCTTCAAGCAAGGCGTGGCGGCGTTCCTCGTCACCGGAAACGTAGGCGTCGTAGTAGGCCTTGGCGATCTCCGGAGCCATGGCGAACGCTGCCGAGGAATACAGCGGGATGCCGAGGCCACGGTAAGCGCCCTGGGTCAGTTCGGCCGTCAGCAGACCATTGAAGAGTGCAAAGTCCGTGCGACCGCTGGCGTTGATGGCGGACACGATTTCCTGGGCCAAACCGACGTCGCCGATTCCATCCTTGAAACCAACCACCTTCGGGTTGGCCGTGAGGCGTGTGATGGCATCGGCTGTGAACTTCGCGGTGCCACGGTGGTAAACGATCACGGGCAGGCTGCTCGCGGCAGCAATGGCTTCGACGTAGGCCACCACACCGTCAGTGGGGCCGGTGACCAGGTACGGCGGGAGCACCAGGAGGGCGTCCGCACCGGCTTCCTCGGCAACCTTGGCCGCCGCGATGGCGTGACCCAAAGGACCCCCGGCACCCGAAACTACCGGGACGGCTCCCGCGACGGCCTCGACGGCGGCAGTCACCACGGTGCGGATCTCATCGATGGACAGGGCGTGGAACTCGCCGGTGCCGCACGCGGGGAACACGCCGCCCGGACCGAACGGAAGCCGGGAAGTGATGTGCTCCTTTAGCAGCGCCACATCTACGGTGCCGTCTTCGGCGAAGGGAGTGACGGGGAAGAACAGTACGCCGTCGAAGTTCATGGTGTCTCCTTGGTTGCTCCCGCCGGGACCAGCCCGGCGTGGTTCTCGTCGTTGAGTGCTGCTTGGGTTTCTTCTTCAGATGCTGTGTCTTCGCCCTCGAATGGCGGCGTAAGTTCGGTGCGCCACGTGCGCTGTGGCTCCCAGCCCAGAAGTTCCCGGGCCTTATCGATGGAGAACGCCGGGCTGGTGCCGGTCAAGTGCTCGGTCAGGGGGCCGCTGCCAGGCAGGAACCGCGGGAACAGTTCCGCTAAAGGCGCTGCGGCCAGAGCATCCTTCGCGCCCACGAAGAACACCTCGCCGTTGGGGATGGAGTCCATCTTTTCCAGCAGCACGTCCAGGAAGTCAGCTACGTCCCGCGCGTCCACGTAGTTGAACAACGCCGGAGCGGAAAGCGCCGGATCCTGCAACCGCTCACGCACCGTGTGCCCTTGCTGCGTCAGCGCCCCTTCCCACTCCTCCGGGGAGATCACGTAGCACGGACGGAACGCCGCGTACCGAATTTTGTTGCCCTGAGCGGCAGCGAACATCTGCACGGTCTGCTCCGCGATCAGCTTGGACAGCGCGTAGGCGTTCCACGGCTTGGGGGGCGTCTGCTCGTTCAAAGGGAACGACGGCGGCAGCCACCCCGCCGGTGAGCCATAGCCCAGGGCGGTGGGGCTGCTTGCCGTCACGATCTTGGGGACACCGGCGTCGGTGGCCGCGCTGACCACGGCATAGGCGAGCCGAGTGTTCGTGCTGAAAATGACGTCCTCGGGTGCGCTGAAAGGCACAGCGATAGCAGCGAGGTGGATAACGGCGTCGGGCGTTGTTTCGCGGATGAGCCGCTCCGCCTCCCCCGGCGCCAAAAGATCTGCGGTGAACTGCTCGGCCCCGGCCGGCAACAGCTCCGCCGGAATGGCGTCGCGGTCAACCGAAATCACCTTATGGCCTGCCTCCGCGAGTCCGGCCACAACGCTGCGGCCGAGCCTGCCGGAACCACCGGTGACGAAAATCCTGCTCATGGTCTTTTCCTTGCTTGAGGTAGTGAACGGTCAGGCCTGGCCGCGGCTGAGATCAGCGCCGAGGCCAAGTTCACTGATGCGGACGGGAAGATCGGTGTCCAGGGACTGGTTTCCGGCGATACCCACCGACACAGAGCGGAGGCCGTCGATGTAGCCGGAGGGGCGGCCCAGCGGGTCAACGCCCGGGCCGTTGAACAGGTCCGAAAGGAGCAGGTTGTCACCGCCGCCGTGGCCGCCTTCGCCGTTGATGATGGGAACTTCGTACGCAGCCTCCCAGTGGCGCTGAACCACCAGGCGCTCGCCGTTCCGGCGCACGGCGTCCTCTTCCTCGATGGGCGTCGCGCTGGGGTCCACCACGGTTTTCTTGTCGGTGCTGGACTCGACGGCGGCGCGCTCCACCACTTCGAGTTCCGCACGGCCTTCGGTGCCGTTCACGGTGACGCGATAGCCTTCCCACGGGCTGTGGGCGTTCAGCGAGTAGCTCAGCGTGGGTCCGCCCTGGTAGTCCACCACGAGGGCAAGGTTGTCCTCGATGGTGATGCCCTCCGTGAAGACATCCTGGTCGCGGATGTAGCCGTCGAACTTCTCATTGTCGTAGTACAAGGCCTTGAGGCGCTCGTCTTCGCGCATGTCCAAGCGGAACGGATCGTGCTCAAGGCCGTCAACGGTGCCACGCTCAGGACGGGCACCCAAGCCACGCTCTGCAGCGTTCTTGTCTCCGTAGAACCGCAGGCCACCGGAAGCGAAAACGCGCTCCGGGACGTCGTTGATCCACCAGTTGACAAGGTCGAAGTGGTGGGAAGCCTTGTGGATGAGCAGGCCACCTGAGTTCTTCTTTTCACGGTGCCAGCGGCGGAAGTAGTCAGCGCCGTGCACCGTATCCAGCACCCAGCTGAAGTCGATGGACGTGACCTTGCCGATCACGCCGTTCTGGATGACTTCCTTCAGCGCGGTGTTGCGCGGCGAGTAGCGGTAGTTGAAGGTCACCACCACGTTCTTGCCGGTCTTTGCGACGGCGTCGGTGATGCGGCGGCAGCCGTCGACGTCGATGGTCAGGGGCTTTTCAACCACGACGTCGGCACCCGCCTCGAGCGCTTCAACGATGTAGTCCGCGTGGGTGTAGTCGGGCGTCGTGACAATGACGCGTTCGATGTCATTGGCCTGGATGAAGCTGGTGAGCTGGCCGGGTTCGAAAGAAGCCACCGGCTGTGTTCCGCCGAGTTCCTTGATCAAGTCCTGGTAGAAGTCCACACGGCCCTGGTTGACGTCGGAGAGCGCAATAAGTTCTGCGACGTCTGAATGCTGTCCATAGATGGCCCGGATGTACATCTCCGAGCGGCCGCCGGTTCCGATGAGGGCTATGCGGGTCCGGTTGGAGGCCTGGGGCTGGGCGGTGGTTGCGGCAGATTCGGTCTGGGTCTCGGTTGAGTCGACGTTGACCATGTTGGATGCCCCTTTCAGAAAGGCAGGAGTGAACCGCTTGACGGCCCGGCTTCGTATGGGAAGAATCATGAGAAAGCGTTTTCTCAGAGCGTTATAAGCTTTGTATCAAGACTCTGGTGGTCACGTCAACCACTGCTCCAACGACGGAGCATGCGGGAGGCAGGCAATGGGAAGGGGCCACATGGCACGCAGGAACACCAACAGGCGGGTCGGCATTGCCGATGTCGCGGAGAAGGCGGGCGTCTCGCACGCCACAGTGTCGCGCGTCATGAACGGTAATGCCGCCGTGGATCCGGGCATTGCCGCCCGCGTTAGGGCCGCCGCCGTTGAACTGAAGTACCAGCCCAACCCGGTGGGACGCAGCCTCGCGCTCGGCAAGACAGACACCATCGGCATCGTGGTTCCGGACTTGGCCAACCCG
This genomic interval from Paenarthrobacter aurescens TC1 contains the following:
- a CDS encoding oxidoreductase family, NAD-binding Rossmann fold domain protein (identified by match to protein family HMM PF01408); the protein is MTQPSIATTAEGNARLPRIALVGVHGFGERHLQNLARLSADGALELVAVADPQPPAGGTLGSDVEVFASLDELLAAGTSPDVVIVSTPIQTHAPLALAALKAGSNVYLEKPPVASMAQYEDLMAAAASAGRLVQVGFQSLGSGALPAIEALVASGDIGDVRGISATGLWLRNKAYFKRSRWAGKRSLNGTDVVDGVATNALAHAVATGLRLAGARTVADVESVDTDLYRANDTESDDTSVVRVRTAGGIVLTCALTLCASLQSPPSVTVYGTRGHLTLFYTEDRLEITTPDGTRSETFGRTDLLENLIAARTEEDLLSPLGGAGAYVSVLEAIRTADSPRPIHPDFVTWEGEGDSAHPVVHGIESLIKRAALGQATFAELGAPWTASGGPTLDIHGVPVATLQDGNHIRATSSPRPYLHPVRTLAGTVVTDHVPEDHVWHLGAGVALQDVDGINFWGGRTFTREAGAYVWRKDHGRIVTKSAEHSDGQRREQLSWLAPDGTPVLREQREWGWAAVGHSAWKLTLDFTLESATGRTVLLGSPGSNGRPLGGYGGFFWRLPKVSDATIWTPDARGEDAVHGSVAPWLAWSGTFDAGTSGAAHVTGDPGLGHPATLVFLASPQAPDPWFVRHSGYPGVGLSLAWDAPVAADPGHPVHRSVTVLITDGFLATQDIEQLMTTLGETA
- the aldH gene encoding fatty aldehyde dehydrogenase (identified by match to protein family HMM PF00171), which gives rise to MSTATLDLTAITAAATEAAKVTAAASDADRAAWLTAVADALDANVAELVAIADSETSLGTVRLTGEVARTSGQLRLFANVITEGSYLEAVIDHADPSSTPPKPDLRRILRPIGPVAVFSASNFPFAFSVAGGDTASALAVGCPVVVKAHSGHLRLSQRTAEIVSEALAKAGAPEGTFALVSGREAGTALVQDPAIKAVGFTGSIPGGRALFDLASSRPEPIPFYGELGSLNPVVITADALAERGQQLAAGLAGSFTMGAGQFCTKPGLVFIPAGTDFASHLAEASKDKPTAAMLTERIAEAYPDGLRNVADQPGVAVVSGTVEQDSLADGAAPVVFSTSAANVLERPEELLEECFGPTTLLIEYANQDELSAALAKVPGSLTGTVHAQSGEDVSALVEQLSGLAGRVLFDGWPTGVAVNWAQQHGGPYPATTSLFTSVGATAVRRFQRPVAYQDAPETVLHPALHDANPLGIPRRVDGVLTLG
- a CDS encoding putative mandelate racemase/muconate lactonizing enzyme (identified by match to protein family HMM PF01188; match to protein family HMM PF02746); translation: MSARITGLTTRLITVPLLRSWGAEAPENHVIVTELTTDDGGTGHGFSWTPTIGPHAVKALLDHDIAPFILGLEANAEIVWDQLWKRLHEAGGGGLTTIAMSGVDLALWDLKARQAGTSVTGLLGQRQESVEVYGSGVNLHYTVEQLVEQAQRWVAAGHNAVKIKVGKPELREDAERVAAVRQVIGPDRLLMIDANQRWDLAHTFRALDVLGEYGLEWLEEPIRADDLWAYRRLRKHSPVPIALGENVHTIYRFRDFIEAEAVDIIQPNIVRVGGITPFRRIVELARTNSIRVAPHLLPELSGQLALTLAEAVSVEDVEDASFEQLGILAGPSPVRISNNTGRSLLSSTGRQGLGFDFTGKQSAPGSSASENSASENKGNLIEYSNS
- a CDS encoding putative 5-dehydro-4-deoxyglucarate dehydratase (5-keto-4-deoxy-glucarate dehydratase) (identified by match to protein family HMM PF00701), whose amino-acid sequence is MNFDGVLFFPVTPFAEDGTVDVALLKEHITSRLPFGPGGVFPACGTGEFHALSIDEIRTVVTAAVEAVAGAVPVVSGAGGPLGHAIAAAKVAEEAGADALLVLPPYLVTGPTDGVVAYVEAIAAASSLPVIVYHRGTAKFTADAITRLTANPKVVGFKDGIGDVGLAQEIVSAINASGRTDFALFNGLLTAELTQGAYRGLGIPLYSSAAFAMAPEIAKAYYDAYVSGDEERRHALLEGFYAPLVRLRDQTPGFGVSLIKAGLRLAGLPVGSVRPPLVDPTEEQLLELKSILAKGHELAGS
- a CDS encoding putative UDP-glucose 4-epimerase (identified by match to protein family HMM PF00106; match to protein family HMM PF01073; match to protein family HMM PF01370; match to protein family HMM PF04321; match to protein family HMM PF07993), translated to MSRIFVTGGSGRLGRSVVAGLAEAGHKVISVDRDAIPAELLPAGAEQFTADLLAPGEAERLIRETTPDAVIHLAAIAVPFSAPEDVIFSTNTRLAYAVVSAATDAGVPKIVTASSPTALGYGSPAGWLPPSFPLNEQTPPKPWNAYALSKLIAEQTVQMFAAAQGNKIRYAAFRPCYVISPEEWEGALTQQGHTVRERLQDPALSAPALFNYVDARDVADFLDVLLEKMDSIPNGEVFFVGAKDALAAAPLAELFPRFLPGSGPLTEHLTGTSPAFSIDKARELLGWEPQRTWRTELTPPFEGEDTASEEETQAALNDENHAGLVPAGATKETP
- a CDS encoding Oxidoreductase family, NAD-binding Rossmann fold domain protein (identified by match to protein family HMM PF01408; match to protein family HMM PF02894); this translates as MVNVDSTETQTESAATTAQPQASNRTRIALIGTGGRSEMYIRAIYGQHSDVAELIALSDVNQGRVDFYQDLIKELGGTQPVASFEPGQLTSFIQANDIERVIVTTPDYTHADYIVEALEAGADVVVEKPLTIDVDGCRRITDAVAKTGKNVVVTFNYRYSPRNTALKEVIQNGVIGKVTSIDFSWVLDTVHGADYFRRWHREKKNSGGLLIHKASHHFDLVNWWINDVPERVFASGGLRFYGDKNAAERGLGARPERGTVDGLEHDPFRLDMREDERLKALYYDNEKFDGYIRDQDVFTEGITIEDNLALVVDYQGGPTLSYSLNAHSPWEGYRVTVNGTEGRAELEVVERAAVESSTDKKTVVDPSATPIEEEDAVRRNGERLVVQRHWEAAYEVPIINGEGGHGGGDNLLLSDLFNGPGVDPLGRPSGYIDGLRSVSVGIAGNQSLDTDLPVRISELGLGADLSRGQA